AATTAGATGAATGAAATGCATAAGTGTCGAATCAAAACAATAAAAAAAAATACCATGTTCCCTACGCTGTTTTGATACACGATATGGGTGAAGTGACATGACACTTCCAAAAACAAGGATACAGCAATCACTGGTCCGAAATGATAATACAAGGCTGTGTAGACCTCTAAGGAGCAGCATTAAAAGGGAAGGACACGCGGCAAGATGCCATCAAGCTCCCAGCAGCAATGGTCGGGGAACATGTCCACATTGTGCATGAGAGGAAGGCTTGTATACATTATAAAGTATGTTTCAAATATTTAAACATCGACATGATTCAGATACTGAGCAATACATAATGGAATCATTGGTATAGGATGCACAAGGTATGACAACTCGCTGAAGTATCAGGGAAACCTTTACCTACCAACACAAGTTAATAGGCTGATATTTTCtccatatttttattgaaaaggaaGTTCAAACCTCCTGGCCTCTGCGTCCTTGGATGCACACAGCCGAGCAGTCACACAAAAAAACAATAAATGTAACAAAAATAGGCAGTCACAAGTGACAGGAGCTGTGCCTGCCACTAGGATGAGCTTAGCCAATCTGATGGAGTTTAAAAGGCAGCAAAATAAGAAGATCAAATGAACAGACTAGAACAGACTCAGCCTTTCACTATCTTGGCTGCACTTCTCCATTCTTATTTATTTTTTACGGCGATGTCCCTTTCTATTTAGCAATGGTGGACCACAATAGAGAGGCTACAATTACTATTGTTCCTTAAATTCACCCAATTTACAACAAAATTATAGTACAATTTATATACAGAGGACCCTACATAAGCTTCCAAGCACACAATTTCAAAAGATGTGTTAAAACAAAAAATGTGCCCAATCTGAAAATTGTATAGTATACTCTATTCTTCCTAGCTTGGATGCACTTCTCCTCTTATATCTAGTTGTAGTTGACCACAATAGAAAGGGAGCATTACAGTTCCTCAGAAACATCTGAATTTACTCCCAAATTCTAGCAGAATTTGTGTACAGAGGAGAGGACTGCAAGCACATAATTTCAGAAGATAAGGTGAAAGGCACCTAATTCTTCCGATGTGAAGTATCAGGGTAACCTTTACCTACCAACACAAGTTAATAGGTTGATATTCTCCATATTTTTTTCAGAAAGGAAGTTCAAATCTCCTGGCCTCTGCATCCATGGATGCACACGGCCGAGCAGTCACAGAAATCCAATGACAGTAATAAAAATAAGCAGTCACAAATGGCATGAGCTGTGCCTGCCACTAGGATGAGCTTGGCCTATTCTGATGAGGTTTAAAGGGCAGCAAAAGAAGAAGATACACATGAACAGAGTAAAACAGACTAAGCCATACACCTAAGCTTTAGCTCTACTCCTTCAAAATCATATTCTTCCTAGTCTGTGCACTTCACCCTTTCTGTTTAGCAGTGCTGAACAACAATAGAAAGGCTACAATCACTATTGTTCCTCAAATTCACCTCAATTTCACCCAATTTCCAACAAAATTATACTACAATTTATATACAGAGGACCTACATAAGCTTCCAAGCACACAATTTCGGAAGATGAGTTAAAACAAAATGTGTCCAATCTGACAATTGTATAGTATACATTATTCTTCCTAAATTGGATGCACTTCTCCTTTTATATCTAGTTGTAGTTGACCACAATAGAAAGGGAGCACTACAGTTCCTCAAAAACATCTCAATTTACTCCCAAATTCTAGCACAATTTGTATGCAGAGGAGAGGACTGCAAGCACATAATTTCAGAAGATACGGTGAAAGGCGCCTAGTTTAACAATTGCATATATGGGTCAAACAAACAACTGATCAAGGAGATGAGAGTGTTAGTACCTGCAGAGGGAATCTAGCTTGATTCCAGCCACGTCGGGAGGACACAGGGTAGGATGGGGACACTGGGTATAGCAAGACGAGAGCTCCCTGTTATCTTCTCCTTCTCCATGTCGACTCCAAGAAGCTGGTTGCCGCACACAAGGTACACAACATGGCTGTTCAGTGGGTCAATTGCGCCAATCGCCGGCATCTCCTTCAAGGGTTCATCATCCCAAACTGTGGTGAAGGCCACCTCGTGGTCCAGCGTCCAGGAGCTGCCACCGTCGTCGAGGGAGAAGGAGCTGACCACATACGGCTTCTCCTTGGACACCTCGACGTAGCGCAGCTTCCCCTCGCTTTCCCCCATCCGCCGGTAGCGCTCGAGTTTCCTCATGAACACCACACCTTCGAGGTCAGGCAGCACGCTCCCTCTGGGCAGCTCCACGAACCGGAGCTCCGGCCTCTCGCTGAGCGGGTCCGCTGAGAAGGCGCCCCAGCTCTCGTCGATCCACCACAAGCGGTCGCCGAAGGGCACCACGGCGCTGTCGATGTGCATCCGCCGACCGGCAGGCAATGGGGAGGGCAAGCCCACCATTTTTTCCCACTTGCCCGTCTCCGAGAGAAACCGCCGCAAGACGAAGCCGTCCTC
The sequence above is a segment of the Triticum dicoccoides isolate Atlit2015 ecotype Zavitan chromosome 1A, WEW_v2.0, whole genome shotgun sequence genome. Coding sequences within it:
- the LOC119354096 gene encoding uncharacterized protein LOC119354096; translated protein: MLRRLSGAAAGGLRRSLSSSRAPSRPPWALIQLTDVDKSGAPAPGATLHLDAPPFVTGLTVPAHFIHPQPLPDPATGVYGSVPGHVAAASSHGLLLVRFWESRFQFDVPATGESMLCAIRDLSFFTGMDINPEVTRFVLNPLSGELYRLPDLDGTKRTSMYQHLGLLTQSQGGHGPPDRYAVAEMFTIGGSGREEDGFVLRRFLSETGKWEKMVGLPSPLPAGRRMHIDSAVVPFGDRLWWIDESWGAFSADPLSERPELRFVELPRGSVLPDLEGVVFMRKLERYRRMGESEGKLRYVEVSKEKPYVVSSFSLDDGGSSWTLDHEVAFTTVWDDEPLKEMPAIGAIDPLNSHVVYLVCGNQLLGVDMEKEKITGSSRLAIPSVPILPCVLPTWLESS